In one Plasmodium falciparum 3D7 genome assembly, chromosome: 14 genomic region, the following are encoded:
- a CDS encoding syntaxin-6, putative, whose product MNEQIDPFYEAKQEVDISVNKLQSLYNNWNNIPDKSSISAREKYNLIKEEIKYLNEDLNDLDNSVNIVKKNSYKFNISSQEIEERTQSLRIIRNLLNEITNNINNNVLSYNNNTNNDYNSVILKRQDNDLEELAESAERLHHAAITINTELKDQQKLLDELENEMDISNEKINFVTKKISHYLKTKNPKILSLICYLSLISLVLFFILIVS is encoded by the exons atGAATGAACAAATTGATCCGTTTTATGAAGCAAAACA agAGGTTGATATTTCCGTAAATAAACTACAAAGCCTATATAATAATTGGAATAACATACCTGATAAAAGTtctat ATCTGCAAGAGAAAAAtacaatttaataaaagaagaaataaaatacttAAATGAAGATTTAAACGATTTAGATAATTCAGTTaatatagtaaaaaaaaattcatataaatttaatataagtTCCCAAGAAATTGAGGAAAGAACTCAGTCATTGAGAATCATAAGAAATTTATTGAACGAGATAacaaacaatataaataataat GTTTtaagttataataataatacaaataatgacTACAACTCA gttatattaaaaagacaAGATAACGATTTAGAAGAATTGGCTGAATCAGCAGAAAGATTACACCATGCTGCAATTACAATAAATACCGAATTAAAGGATCAACAAAA GTTATTAGATGAATTGGAAAACGAAATGGACATTTCTa atgaaaaaattaacttcgtaacaaaaaaaatatctcaTTACTTAAAAACAAAGA aTCCGAAAATCTTGTCCttaatatgttatttatcATTGATATCTTTGGTCTTATTCTTTATACTCATAGTTTcatga